A window from Chloroflexota bacterium encodes these proteins:
- a CDS encoding GNAT family N-acetyltransferase yields MPSEKPKRKKRVETNIRQMEIDDISAVYHLGEQLFTSEEFPILYRTWDQYEVTDYFTSDPEYCMVAETEPDGKIIGFIIGTTIEKEGTAWKKYGYLSWIGVDEAFHRTNLGLRLYRKLEQRLRRNGVRMVIADTDAENEPAIAFFKAIGFSHSSQHVWLAKTIRRPNKDNNKPENSSKTT; encoded by the coding sequence ATGCCATCGGAAAAACCTAAAAGAAAGAAGAGGGTCGAAACGAACATCCGCCAGATGGAGATAGACGATATCAGCGCTGTCTATCACCTGGGCGAGCAGCTTTTCACCAGCGAGGAATTTCCTATTCTCTACCGCACCTGGGACCAATATGAGGTAACCGATTATTTCACCTCCGACCCTGAATATTGCATGGTTGCCGAGACCGAACCGGATGGGAAAATTATCGGCTTCATAATAGGTACCACCATTGAGAAGGAAGGCACTGCCTGGAAGAAATACGGATACCTAAGCTGGATAGGTGTGGATGAAGCTTTCCACAGGACTAATTTGGGCCTCCGACTTTATAGAAAGCTGGAACAGAGGCTGCGGAGAAATGGAGTCAGGATGGTTATAGCCGATACCGACGCTGAGAATGAGCCTGCTATCGCCTTCTTCAAGGCGATTGGCTTCTCCCATAGCAGCCAGCACGTCTGGCTGGCCAAAACCATTCGCCGACCCAACAAAGACAACAACAAGCCCGAGAACTCTTCAAAAACCACATGA
- a CDS encoding M20 family metallopeptidase produces the protein MKPNTSQSMNIKPARLKKLLKDLVDIYSPSGKEEEIVEFAEEYLKKHGLVISKQEVDENRFNLIAFPKGKDEADLCFVGHLDTVTAHDLEDFGFSEKDDTIFGLGTTDMKAGCAAMMEAFIALASRKKAFPPVGLALVVGEEEDSSGAKALIQEYSFPWAVIGEPTNMVPCLGHYGYLEALLRTEGKKAHSSMPELGQNAIEAMLRLLLQITEYAASAPQGLVYNIRELSGFPGGFVVPDTCEAWLDLHLPPNARIDMLKRELEQLVEAASANIPDLNARLKFEDTHAGYQISQERPLISKLKETYRKMSLPWEPQDFRSHSDGSVLWAAGVDPIVLGPGRLEAAHAPEESVSFQQVLQAAQLYLNLALAI, from the coding sequence ATGAAACCAAACACTAGCCAGTCAATGAATATAAAACCAGCAAGGCTGAAAAAGCTTCTCAAAGACCTGGTGGACATCTACAGTCCGTCGGGTAAAGAGGAGGAAATTGTTGAGTTTGCAGAAGAATATCTCAAGAAACATGGCCTGGTGATAAGCAAGCAGGAAGTCGATGAGAACCGCTTTAACCTGATAGCCTTCCCTAAGGGAAAAGACGAGGCAGACCTCTGCTTTGTAGGACATCTTGATACCGTTACTGCCCACGACCTCGAGGATTTTGGATTCAGTGAGAAAGACGACACCATCTTTGGCCTGGGAACCACAGATATGAAAGCCGGCTGCGCTGCCATGATGGAAGCGTTCATCGCTCTGGCTAGCAGAAAAAAGGCTTTCCCGCCAGTAGGGCTAGCCTTAGTGGTTGGCGAAGAGGAAGACAGCAGCGGTGCCAAGGCATTGATTCAGGAATATAGTTTCCCGTGGGCGGTGATTGGTGAGCCTACCAACATGGTACCCTGTCTCGGGCATTACGGCTATCTGGAAGCACTACTGCGCACCGAGGGGAAAAAAGCCCACTCTTCTATGCCGGAACTTGGTCAAAATGCCATTGAGGCCATGCTAAGACTCTTGCTGCAAATCACAGAATACGCCGCATCAGCACCACAAGGCTTGGTGTACAACATCAGAGAACTTTCAGGCTTCCCCGGTGGATTCGTCGTGCCGGACACCTGTGAGGCCTGGCTGGACCTTCACCTGCCACCTAACGCCAGAATTGACATGCTCAAAAGGGAACTGGAACAACTAGTAGAGGCAGCAAGTGCCAACATCCCCGACCTGAATGCCCGTCTGAAATTTGAAGATACACACGCCGGCTACCAGATCTCCCAGGAGAGACCCTTGATAAGTAAGCTGAAGGAAACATATAGAAAGATGTCTCTCCCCTGGGAACCTCAAGACTTCAGGAGCCATTCCGATGGCAGCGTGCTCTGGGCTGCCGGTGTAGACCCCATCGTACTAGGGCCTGGTCGGCTAGAAGCAGCCCATGCACCGGAAGAATCGGTTTCCTTCCAGCAGGTGCTGCAGGCAGCTCAGCTGTATCTGAACCTGGCACTGGCCATATAA
- a CDS encoding M20 family peptidase produces the protein MVSVRKLPRLCTQGGLEMKKWVIAVLSVALLIVILVAVIAVRTVTFTSKQIPVSGKVTYPVDIDRAAGRLSGAIQFKTVSSQDPSEIDYEQFRLLQEHLEKAFPVVHSALDKKVIGEYSFLYVWKGTDTQKKPILLLAHQDVVPAEDIGWEYPPFSGTVAAGYIWGRGALDDKSAICGPMEAIEYLIKEGFKPARSIYLAVGHDEEIGGSDGAGKIAEYLKSQGLQFEYVLDEGLVVTQGIVPGVSAPAALVGTAEKGYLTLELIAEGEGGHSAMPPPQTMVGILATAIDKLQNNPFPIRMSGPTGDLFEYLGPEMKFPNNMVFANMWLFGPVVKGKLSVSPATNATIRTTMAPTMFQGSTKENVLPTQARAAVNFRLLPGDTVQSVTEQVQKIIDDPRVVVRSSAHPGVEPSPISSAETWSFGIMNKTIRDVMPDVVVAPSLVVVTTDCKYYVELSPSIYRFLPQRLSGEDLTRIHGLNERISIDNYGEFINFYIQLMRNSCS, from the coding sequence ATGGTATCTGTGCGAAAATTACCCCGATTATGCACACAAGGAGGTTTAGAAATGAAGAAATGGGTCATTGCAGTGCTTTCTGTCGCGCTGTTGATAGTCATCTTAGTAGCTGTCATAGCTGTTAGAACCGTTACCTTCACCTCGAAGCAGATTCCTGTCTCAGGCAAGGTGACTTACCCTGTTGATATTGACAGGGCTGCCGGACGCCTTTCCGGGGCTATTCAGTTCAAGACTGTTTCCAGCCAGGACCCGTCCGAGATAGACTACGAGCAATTCAGGCTGCTCCAGGAACATCTGGAAAAGGCATTCCCGGTGGTGCATTCTGCTCTGGATAAAAAAGTTATAGGCGAGTACAGCTTTCTCTACGTCTGGAAGGGCACAGATACCCAGAAGAAGCCCATATTGTTGCTGGCGCACCAAGACGTAGTGCCGGCTGAAGATATTGGCTGGGAGTACCCGCCGTTTTCTGGGACGGTAGCCGCTGGCTACATCTGGGGCCGCGGTGCTCTGGATGATAAAAGCGCCATCTGCGGGCCGATGGAAGCCATTGAGTATCTGATAAAGGAGGGCTTCAAGCCAGCGCGCTCTATTTATCTGGCTGTTGGGCACGATGAGGAGATAGGAGGCAGCGACGGTGCCGGTAAGATAGCTGAGTACCTCAAGTCACAGGGATTGCAGTTTGAATATGTTTTGGACGAAGGACTTGTGGTTACACAGGGTATTGTGCCTGGGGTGTCTGCTCCTGCAGCCTTGGTGGGAACCGCAGAAAAAGGTTATCTCACGCTTGAGCTTATTGCTGAGGGCGAAGGTGGTCACTCAGCCATGCCGCCGCCCCAGACCATGGTCGGTATCCTGGCTACAGCCATAGACAAACTTCAGAACAACCCCTTTCCAATTCGTATGTCAGGTCCCACCGGCGACCTCTTCGAGTACCTTGGCCCGGAGATGAAATTTCCCAACAACATGGTCTTTGCCAATATGTGGCTCTTCGGCCCGGTAGTGAAGGGTAAGCTCTCTGTATCGCCGGCGACGAATGCAACCATCAGGACCACCATGGCGCCCACCATGTTTCAAGGCAGCACAAAAGAAAATGTGCTCCCCACACAGGCCAGGGCGGCGGTCAACTTCAGGCTACTGCCTGGGGATACCGTCCAGAGCGTTACTGAGCAGGTGCAGAAAATCATTGACGACCCGCGCGTGGTTGTGCGGAGTTCAGCCCATCCTGGTGTCGAGCCGTCGCCTATCTCCAGCGCTGAGACATGGAGCTTCGGTATTATGAACAAGACCATTCGCGATGTAATGCCTGACGTGGTTGTTGCACCTTCCCTGGTGGTTGTCACCACTGACTGTAAATACTACGTGGAGCTCTCGCCGAGCATCTACCGTTTTCTGCCACAGAGGCTTTCTGGCGAGGACTTGACCAGGATTCATGGCCTGAACGAGAGGATATCCATCGATAATTATGGCGAATTCATCAATTTCTATATCCAACTCATGCGGAACTCGTGCAGCTGA
- a CDS encoding mechanosensitive ion channel, with protein MKSDISRRSAKFNALKAEAKRRNTSLITTIVTCAGVLAFVAATILAAIYVPQVAIYVPFIALALALALQKYTASFFSFFVITFSKIYDIGDRIRIGNTKGDVRHIGLLHTTLEEVGEDEKLGGELTGRLLYVPNLIILDQPVLNYSKDYSTGLEAISSDYMFDEVRIPITTDSNVEKASQLLESILKSQDEVYVKQAGQVFQDGYPRFLDEAMSGPRVLVFVEPQHIWIKGKFVAPLESRNDLRSSILLQFIKEAKTSSDIKLA; from the coding sequence ATGAAGAGCGATATCAGTCGGCGCTCTGCAAAGTTCAACGCGCTTAAAGCCGAGGCTAAGCGGCGAAACACAAGTCTAATCACAACTATCGTTACCTGCGCCGGTGTTCTGGCATTTGTAGCCGCTACCATACTGGCAGCCATATATGTCCCTCAGGTAGCCATATATGTGCCTTTTATTGCCCTGGCACTGGCGTTGGCCCTACAGAAATACACTGCCAGCTTTTTCTCCTTCTTTGTCATCACCTTCTCCAAAATCTACGACATTGGGGATAGAATTCGCATCGGCAACACAAAAGGCGATGTCAGGCATATAGGGCTGCTTCACACTACACTCGAAGAGGTCGGAGAGGACGAGAAGCTGGGCGGTGAACTCACCGGCAGGCTGCTATACGTGCCCAACCTCATCATACTTGACCAGCCAGTACTGAACTACTCCAAGGACTACTCGACAGGCCTTGAGGCTATCTCCTCTGACTACATGTTCGACGAGGTACGCATCCCCATAACCACCGACAGCAACGTGGAGAAGGCGAGCCAGCTTCTGGAGAGCATACTTAAGAGCCAGGACGAGGTCTACGTGAAGCAGGCCGGCCAGGTCTTCCAGGACGGTTACCCCAGGTTCCTCGACGAAGCCATGAGCGGCCCCCGCGTGCTCGTCTTCGTCGAACCGCAGCACATTTGGATTAAAGGCAAGTTCGTCGCCCCGCTGGAGAGCCGCAACGACCTGCGCAGCAGCATACTCCTCCAATTCATCAAGGAAGCCAAAACCAGCTCCGATATCAAGCTGGCATAG